The following proteins are encoded in a genomic region of Dyadobacter sp. UC 10:
- a CDS encoding FGGY family carbohydrate kinase codes for MQGPFVLAIDQGTSSTKSVIFNAVGEPVARGSEPLKTFYLKGGFVEQEPQEIYANVLVSVRKCLEDFAAKGGLPADIVSCGISNQRETFVVWGESGKPIYNAIVWQCKRSTGICEKLVTEGFSDLIRSRTGLLIDPYFSGTKVCWLLENNNRVRDAIQAGQAYFGTIDTWLLFKLTGGKRYLTDHTNASRTLFFNLETLSWDEEILGALGLSGLHLPDIQASSSDFGASYFGGLFEKPLPITAMIGDSHAAAFGEGCFGPGIAKATLGTGSSILMNIGTVPKMSGQGMVTTMGYSTASHIEYALEGVIVTCGATIEWLKNNLGLFENSRETEEMAKSVSDNGGVYLVPAFSGLGAPHWDMNRKASITGLTFDHTKNHIVRAALESVAYQIRDVITAMELDADIVLEQLMIDGGLTSNGFVVQFLADLLEKPVVNPGLQEVSALGAAYLSGLQSGVYASIDHLKQLKKSNMTTLPSARSVLAQQNYLGWQEIVRSRPVLV; via the coding sequence ATGCAAGGTCCGTTTGTTTTAGCGATCGATCAGGGTACCAGCAGTACCAAGTCCGTCATTTTCAATGCTGTGGGCGAACCGGTGGCCCGAGGTTCCGAGCCGCTCAAAACCTTCTACCTCAAAGGTGGGTTTGTAGAGCAGGAGCCTCAGGAAATTTATGCCAATGTGCTGGTTTCGGTCAGGAAATGCCTGGAAGATTTTGCTGCAAAAGGTGGTTTACCTGCCGATATTGTTTCCTGCGGCATTTCAAACCAGCGGGAAACCTTTGTGGTTTGGGGAGAGTCGGGCAAGCCGATATACAATGCCATCGTGTGGCAATGCAAACGGTCGACGGGCATTTGTGAGAAACTGGTCACCGAAGGATTTTCGGATCTGATCCGTTCCCGGACGGGCTTGCTGATCGACCCCTATTTTTCGGGGACGAAAGTTTGCTGGCTTTTGGAAAATAACAATAGGGTGAGGGACGCTATTCAGGCTGGCCAGGCCTATTTTGGAACGATAGATACCTGGCTGCTTTTTAAATTGACGGGTGGAAAGCGGTATCTGACAGACCATACCAATGCCTCCCGCACGCTCTTTTTTAATCTGGAAACACTATCCTGGGACGAAGAAATTCTCGGTGCGCTTGGGCTTTCCGGTTTGCATTTACCTGATATTCAGGCTTCTTCGAGTGATTTTGGGGCTTCCTACTTTGGCGGGCTCTTTGAGAAACCACTTCCGATCACAGCGATGATCGGCGATTCGCACGCGGCTGCTTTCGGGGAAGGCTGTTTCGGGCCAGGTATCGCCAAAGCTACCTTGGGAACCGGGTCGTCGATATTGATGAACATCGGGACTGTACCGAAAATGTCCGGCCAGGGGATGGTTACGACCATGGGATACAGTACCGCCTCGCATATTGAATACGCGCTCGAAGGTGTGATCGTGACCTGCGGCGCTACGATCGAGTGGCTCAAAAACAACCTGGGGTTGTTCGAAAACAGCCGTGAAACCGAAGAAATGGCGAAAAGCGTAAGTGACAACGGTGGCGTTTATCTAGTCCCGGCATTCAGCGGACTAGGGGCGCCGCATTGGGATATGAACCGAAAAGCTTCGATTACCGGCCTCACTTTTGACCATACCAAAAATCATATTGTGCGCGCCGCCCTCGAATCGGTGGCTTACCAGATCAGGGATGTGATTACGGCGATGGAGCTGGACGCAGATATTGTGCTGGAACAATTGATGATCGACGGCGGACTTACCTCCAACGGTTTTGTGGTTCAGTTTCTGGCTGATCTCCTCGAAAAGCCTGTCGTGAATCCTGGTTTACAGGAAGTATCCGCATTGGGTGCGGCATATCTTTCCGGGTTACAGTCAGGTGTTTATGCAAGTATTGACCATTTAAAACAACTGAAAAAGAGCAACATGACCACCTTGCCCTCCGCCCGGAGCGTGCTGGCGCAGCAGAATTATCTGGGCTGGCAGGAAATTGTGCGGTCTCGTCCTGTGCTGGTCTGA
- a CDS encoding DUF5060 domain-containing protein, translated as MKSVILLILLCTATFQSAFAQQQIERWDRFEVTLQGPETGNPFEEVTIGAEFSNGKERVKAAGFYDGNGVYKVRFMPEKVGEWKYKTFSNDKKLNGKTGSFTCVSATGDNHGPVKVADTYHFKYADGKRYYPFGTTLYAWTHQPTGLEEITLQTLKNAPFNKVRMCVFPKYYSNVENEPLLYPYVKKGERKKTDGKVKFEWDLTRFEPAFFAHLEKRIDDLKALGIEADVIIFHPYDKGHWGFDSLGRENDLKYIKYLTARLSSFRNVWWSLANEFDYIKTKPRADWDIYTKAVVESDPYKHLCSIHNGSVYYDNWKPEYTHVSIQNGSTVEDFGRAVLLRDVFFKPMVYDEVCYEGDLPQRWGHLSGEEMTEAFWQGVIAGTYVTHGETYKNAGDTIYWAKGGRLIGSSPARIGFLKKILEEAPGPLELADPWKDHHTATTADSSYYLIYFGKKMQQEWAFNLPKKAGPAAKTKFQVEVIDTWNMTITKLPEVFEAGAPVEYRIFDKDRKSIRLPMRPYLALRIRAVE; from the coding sequence ATGAAATCCGTTATCCTGCTTATTTTACTTTGTACCGCCACTTTTCAAAGCGCGTTCGCGCAGCAGCAGATCGAGCGTTGGGACCGTTTCGAAGTTACTTTGCAAGGTCCGGAAACAGGTAACCCTTTCGAGGAAGTAACGATCGGCGCAGAGTTTAGCAATGGAAAAGAGCGCGTGAAAGCAGCGGGATTTTACGATGGAAACGGCGTTTATAAAGTTCGGTTTATGCCGGAGAAGGTAGGAGAATGGAAGTACAAGACATTCAGTAACGATAAGAAATTGAATGGGAAAACGGGCAGTTTTACCTGTGTCTCAGCGACTGGTGATAACCACGGGCCGGTAAAAGTGGCTGATACCTACCATTTTAAATACGCCGACGGGAAGAGGTATTACCCTTTCGGGACAACTTTGTACGCCTGGACGCACCAGCCGACTGGATTGGAAGAAATCACTTTGCAGACATTGAAGAATGCGCCGTTCAACAAAGTGCGGATGTGCGTTTTCCCAAAATATTACTCCAATGTTGAAAATGAGCCGCTTTTATATCCTTATGTCAAAAAAGGCGAGCGGAAAAAGACAGATGGAAAAGTGAAGTTCGAGTGGGATCTGACACGCTTCGAACCTGCATTTTTTGCGCACCTGGAAAAACGGATCGACGACCTCAAAGCATTGGGTATCGAAGCCGATGTGATCATTTTTCATCCCTATGACAAAGGTCATTGGGGCTTTGACAGTCTGGGTCGCGAAAATGACCTGAAATACATCAAATATCTGACAGCCAGGCTCTCATCTTTTAGGAACGTTTGGTGGTCGTTGGCGAATGAGTTCGATTATATTAAGACAAAACCGCGTGCAGACTGGGATATTTATACCAAAGCGGTCGTCGAATCAGATCCTTACAAACACCTGTGTTCCATTCACAATGGAAGTGTTTATTACGATAACTGGAAGCCGGAATATACCCACGTAAGCATTCAGAATGGATCCACGGTCGAAGATTTCGGGCGGGCCGTATTGTTGCGGGATGTGTTTTTTAAGCCGATGGTTTACGATGAAGTTTGCTATGAAGGCGATCTGCCGCAGCGCTGGGGGCATTTGAGTGGTGAGGAAATGACGGAAGCTTTCTGGCAGGGTGTGATTGCGGGGACGTATGTAACCCACGGTGAGACTTACAAAAATGCCGGCGATACGATTTACTGGGCCAAAGGCGGGCGGTTGATCGGCAGTAGCCCGGCACGGATCGGTTTTTTGAAAAAGATACTGGAAGAGGCACCCGGCCCGCTCGAACTGGCTGATCCCTGGAAAGACCACCACACAGCAACTACGGCCGACAGCAGCTATTATCTCATCTATTTCGGAAAAAAAATGCAGCAGGAATGGGCCTTCAATCTCCCTAAAAAGGCAGGTCCAGCTGCAAAAACGAAGTTTCAGGTGGAAGTGATCGATACCTGGAATATGACGATTACGAAGCTCCCCGAAGTATTCGAAGCCGGCGCGCCAGTGGAATACCGCATATTCGACAAAGACCGAAAATCAATCCGGCTGCCCATGAGGCCTTATCTGGCGCTCCGGATTCGTGCAGTTGAATAA
- a CDS encoding sugar phosphate isomerase/epimerase family protein: MKRRHFINMIAAGTVSAPFLRLGDVVAQPSKGQRYKIAVIDLMILKRQKISALPLAKEIGADGLEIDMGGLGNRETFDNKLADPLIRQQYLDKAKELNLTFCSLAMTGFYAQSFAKRDGVEKMVGDCIQTMQEMNIKVAFLPMGVQGDLVKNPELRPQIVERLKMIAPLAEKAGIIIGIETALSAAEEVKLLNEVGSKAIQSYFNFSNALEAGRDVNEELRILGKNRICQIHCTDKDGVWLENNTRLDMPKVKKTLDKIGWEGWLVIERSRDATQPQNVKGNFGANTAYMKSIFQTK, encoded by the coding sequence ATGAAAAGAAGACATTTCATCAACATGATAGCTGCCGGAACAGTTTCGGCGCCATTCCTGAGGCTGGGCGACGTGGTTGCCCAGCCTTCGAAAGGCCAGCGCTACAAGATTGCAGTGATTGATTTGATGATCCTGAAAAGGCAGAAAATCAGTGCATTACCATTGGCCAAAGAGATTGGTGCCGATGGTCTGGAAATCGATATGGGCGGCCTTGGCAACCGCGAGACCTTCGACAACAAACTCGCTGATCCGCTGATCCGGCAGCAATATCTCGACAAAGCAAAGGAGTTGAACCTTACTTTTTGCTCACTGGCGATGACGGGCTTTTACGCACAATCGTTTGCCAAACGCGATGGCGTCGAGAAAATGGTCGGCGACTGTATTCAGACGATGCAGGAGATGAATATTAAAGTTGCGTTTCTGCCGATGGGCGTTCAGGGCGATCTGGTGAAAAATCCGGAATTGCGCCCACAGATTGTCGAAAGGCTGAAAATGATCGCCCCGCTGGCAGAAAAGGCGGGCATTATCATTGGGATAGAAACCGCGCTGAGTGCGGCTGAGGAAGTGAAATTGCTGAATGAGGTGGGCTCAAAAGCGATACAGAGCTATTTTAATTTTTCGAATGCGCTCGAAGCGGGAAGGGATGTGAACGAAGAGCTGCGGATTTTGGGTAAAAACCGCATTTGCCAGATCCATTGTACCGACAAAGACGGCGTGTGGCTGGAAAACAATACGCGCCTCGATATGCCAAAAGTTAAAAAAACGCTTGATAAAATAGGCTGGGAAGGCTGGCTGGTCATTGAACGCTCCCGTGATGCGACACAACCGCAAAACGTAAAAGGAAATTTCGGCGCCAATACTGCCTACATGAAATCAATTTTTCAAACGAAATGA
- a CDS encoding sialidase family protein, with protein MKKTKNWLGAAFLALSVLCSAHAQSWKDGIVIDEFIYEKAPFPECHASTIAETPGGLVAAFFGGTKERNPDVEIWVTRLENGKWSAPVSVANGIQDEKVRYACWNPVLYQVPNGELMLFYKVGPTVSAWKGFLVTSKDNGKSWSKPQALKDDYLGPVKNKPVLLKNGELWCPTSTEGKNGWRVHFEVTPDFGKTWRKVGPINDGKTINAIQPSILTHANGDLQILARSKNRAIMESWSKDNGKTWSEMKASNLPNNNSGTDAVTLKDGRQLLVYNHVLPPGNEVKGPRTPLNVSISKDGKNWDAVLILEDSPISQYSYPSVIQSTDGMVHIVYTWRREKIKYVKIDPSRLKGKAIENGKWPGGI; from the coding sequence ATGAAAAAAACAAAGAACTGGCTTGGAGCTGCATTCCTGGCGCTTAGCGTACTCTGTTCAGCCCATGCGCAAAGCTGGAAAGACGGGATCGTCATCGACGAGTTCATTTATGAAAAAGCACCTTTCCCCGAATGTCACGCATCGACCATTGCCGAAACGCCTGGCGGACTTGTCGCTGCGTTCTTTGGAGGTACAAAGGAGCGGAATCCGGATGTGGAGATTTGGGTGACGCGGCTTGAAAACGGTAAATGGAGCGCACCTGTGTCAGTGGCCAATGGTATCCAGGACGAAAAAGTGCGCTATGCCTGCTGGAACCCGGTTTTGTATCAGGTCCCCAATGGCGAGCTGATGCTTTTTTATAAAGTCGGGCCTACGGTATCGGCATGGAAGGGATTTCTGGTCACCTCAAAGGACAATGGAAAAAGCTGGTCGAAGCCGCAGGCCTTGAAAGATGATTACCTGGGGCCGGTTAAAAATAAGCCGGTACTTCTCAAAAACGGTGAGCTATGGTGCCCGACCAGTACCGAAGGCAAGAACGGCTGGCGTGTACATTTTGAGGTGACGCCTGATTTTGGGAAAACCTGGCGGAAAGTTGGCCCGATAAACGACGGCAAGACGATTAACGCGATCCAGCCCAGCATTCTGACGCATGCAAATGGAGATTTGCAAATCCTTGCCCGTAGTAAAAATCGTGCGATTATGGAATCGTGGTCGAAGGATAATGGCAAAACCTGGTCGGAAATGAAAGCTTCCAACTTACCGAATAATAATTCCGGGACGGATGCGGTGACTTTGAAGGATGGCCGGCAACTGCTGGTTTATAACCACGTGCTACCCCCCGGCAATGAGGTGAAAGGACCTCGGACACCGCTGAATGTTTCTATTTCAAAGGACGGTAAAAACTGGGATGCGGTACTGATTCTCGAAGATTCGCCGATCAGTCAGTACTCATATCCATCTGTGATCCAGTCCACTGACGGCATGGTGCATATTGTGTACACCTGGCGGCGGGAGAAAATCAAATATGTAAAAATCGATCCTTCCAGGTTGAAAGGTAAGGCGATCGAAAACGGCAAATGGCCGGGAGGCATTTAA
- a CDS encoding DUF3826 domain-containing protein, with product MNAKAAIFSLGIMLISLSAKAQNSAQEELNYTKTLDQRASRILNTMQIGDSLKYHKVKGLIVDQYRALNAIHEDEKKQVAAIDKETDKNIVEAKRKSIEEATSRQLAPLHDAYLNKLAAELTSEQVNAVKDGMTFNVLSVTTKAYQDMIPSLTAEEKGQINSWLVEARELAMDAGSSEDKHRIFGKYKGRINNYLAKRGYDLQKERAAWNARSKR from the coding sequence ATGAATGCAAAAGCTGCCATTTTTTCTCTCGGTATCATGCTGATAAGCCTGAGCGCAAAGGCGCAGAATTCGGCGCAGGAGGAATTGAATTACACTAAAACTTTGGATCAGCGCGCATCCAGGATTTTGAATACCATGCAAATAGGCGATTCGCTGAAGTACCATAAAGTCAAGGGGTTGATTGTGGATCAGTACCGCGCCCTGAATGCAATTCATGAAGATGAAAAGAAGCAGGTTGCAGCTATTGATAAGGAAACAGATAAAAATATAGTTGAAGCTAAACGAAAATCAATCGAGGAAGCTACATCCAGACAGCTGGCGCCGTTACATGATGCGTACCTGAACAAACTGGCAGCTGAACTGACCAGCGAGCAGGTTAATGCAGTGAAAGATGGTATGACTTTCAATGTGTTATCTGTCACGACGAAGGCTTATCAGGACATGATTCCTTCTCTGACCGCAGAGGAAAAAGGGCAGATCAATAGTTGGCTTGTCGAGGCGCGGGAGCTGGCGATGGATGCTGGTTCTTCCGAGGATAAGCACCGGATTTTTGGTAAATACAAAGGCAGGATCAACAATTACCTGGCCAAACGCGGTTACGATCTGCAAAAGGAGCGCGCTGCCTGGAATGCGCGGTCAAAGCGGTAA
- a CDS encoding DUF5703 domain-containing protein, which translates to MFAIILSTAQLNAQSDQIDRSNVIWTTQSKNSGESMPCGGGDIGLNVWVENGDVLFYMSRSGAFDENNQMLKQGRMRLRLAPNPFHAGDFKQELQLSKGSVRISAGGTVLDIWVDVFRPLIHVSVKSSRPTQLNAFYESWRFEDHVVAGPELRANSYKAPQPFEVVTRKDNITFQGNEILFFHRNPADQENIFDFTVKKEQMEAVKDQLFNPVKNNTFGGIVRGSNLRAAGQSEGTYASTGFKAWKLESVKNARSHELEIALHVAQSGSLEEWKTELAAIFKDAYDNRKTALSASQAWWKQFWNRSYIWIEGKDSSVTRNYNLFRYQLACNAFGKWPTKFNGGLFTFDPEYVDRKYSYSPDFRLWGGGTFTAQNQRLVYFPMFKNGDFDLLKPQFDFYLNNLKNAELRSEHYWKHKGASFTEQIENFGLPNVTEYGMKRPAGYDPGIEHNAWLEYQWETVFEFCLMMLETERYEGRDITEYIPFIESCLTFYDEHYQMLAKQRGVKTLDENGHYILYPSSAAETFKMTYNSTTVICALKVILERILALPEKYLEKSQREKWTTMLQKVPPLPFAEFDGRKTLAPAVTWARVQNSETPQLYPVFPWGIYGVGKPGLDIAVNTYRFDPHAVKFKSHVGWRQYSIFAARLGLAEEAATLTREKFKDSNHRFPTFWGPGFDWTPDHNWGGSAMIGLQEMLMQTDDRRIYLLPAWPKEWNGKFRLHAPYQTVLEGSIRDGKIENLSVTPSSRAADVTVLPL; encoded by the coding sequence TTGTTTGCTATAATTCTGTCAACTGCCCAACTTAACGCTCAGTCTGACCAAATTGACCGCTCCAATGTGATCTGGACAACCCAAAGCAAAAACTCGGGCGAATCTATGCCCTGCGGCGGCGGAGATATCGGGCTAAATGTATGGGTTGAAAACGGTGATGTACTTTTCTATATGTCGCGCAGCGGGGCTTTCGACGAAAACAACCAAATGCTGAAACAGGGCAGAATGCGGTTGCGCCTGGCTCCGAACCCTTTCCATGCAGGCGATTTCAAGCAGGAATTACAACTTTCAAAAGGAAGCGTGCGGATTTCAGCGGGCGGAACTGTGCTCGATATCTGGGTTGACGTATTTCGTCCGCTGATTCACGTGTCGGTAAAAAGCAGCCGTCCAACGCAGCTGAATGCATTTTATGAATCCTGGCGGTTTGAAGATCATGTTGTCGCCGGGCCTGAACTCCGTGCGAATTCTTACAAGGCACCGCAGCCTTTCGAGGTTGTAACCCGGAAAGACAATATTACATTCCAGGGAAACGAAATCCTTTTTTTCCACAGAAATCCGGCTGACCAGGAGAATATATTTGATTTTACGGTCAAAAAAGAACAAATGGAAGCGGTTAAGGATCAGCTCTTTAACCCGGTCAAAAACAATACATTCGGTGGCATCGTGCGGGGAAGTAACCTGCGTGCGGCGGGTCAGTCGGAAGGTACTTATGCGAGTACCGGGTTTAAGGCGTGGAAGCTGGAAAGTGTGAAGAATGCCAGGTCGCACGAACTGGAAATCGCGCTGCATGTAGCGCAATCGGGTAGTTTGGAAGAATGGAAAACGGAACTGGCCGCTATTTTTAAAGATGCATACGACAACAGAAAAACAGCACTTTCCGCATCGCAAGCCTGGTGGAAGCAATTTTGGAACAGAAGCTATATTTGGATTGAAGGCAAAGACAGTTCGGTCACACGCAATTATAATCTCTTCCGGTATCAGCTGGCCTGCAATGCATTCGGAAAGTGGCCGACGAAATTTAATGGAGGCTTATTCACTTTTGACCCCGAATACGTAGACAGGAAATACAGCTATTCTCCCGATTTCCGTCTCTGGGGCGGCGGCACGTTCACAGCACAAAATCAAAGGCTGGTCTATTTTCCCATGTTTAAAAACGGCGATTTTGATCTGCTGAAACCACAATTCGATTTTTATTTAAACAATCTGAAAAACGCGGAGCTGCGCAGCGAACATTATTGGAAGCACAAAGGCGCGAGTTTCACCGAGCAGATTGAAAATTTTGGCTTACCGAATGTGACCGAATATGGAATGAAGCGTCCAGCGGGTTACGACCCCGGAATTGAACACAACGCGTGGCTGGAATATCAATGGGAAACAGTGTTTGAATTTTGCCTGATGATGCTCGAAACCGAGCGTTATGAAGGCCGGGATATCACTGAATACATCCCGTTTATCGAAAGCTGCCTCACTTTCTATGACGAGCATTATCAAATGCTGGCAAAGCAGCGCGGCGTAAAAACGCTGGATGAAAACGGGCATTATATCCTGTACCCAAGTTCTGCTGCCGAGACTTTCAAAATGACCTACAACTCCACAACGGTCATTTGCGCATTGAAAGTAATACTCGAAAGAATACTGGCATTACCAGAAAAATATCTCGAAAAATCGCAGCGGGAAAAATGGACGACGATGTTACAAAAGGTCCCGCCACTCCCGTTTGCGGAATTCGACGGCCGCAAAACGCTGGCGCCGGCCGTAACCTGGGCGCGGGTGCAAAATTCGGAAACGCCGCAACTGTATCCCGTTTTCCCCTGGGGTATTTATGGTGTTGGAAAACCCGGACTGGACATTGCAGTCAACACATATAGATTCGATCCACACGCCGTGAAGTTCAAAAGCCACGTTGGCTGGCGGCAATACAGCATTTTCGCGGCCCGGCTGGGATTAGCGGAAGAAGCTGCGACACTGACGCGCGAGAAATTCAAAGATTCAAACCATCGTTTCCCAACATTCTGGGGGCCGGGTTTTGATTGGACGCCCGACCACAACTGGGGCGGCTCGGCGATGATCGGCTTGCAGGAAATGCTCATGCAAACCGATGACCGCAGGATTTACCTGCTGCCGGCCTGGCCGAAAGAATGGAATGGAAAATTCAGGCTGCATGCGCCGTACCAGACCGTTCTGGAAGGTAGTATCAGAGATGGAAAAATCGAGAATCTGAGCGTTACACCATCCTCACGTGCAGCCGATGTGACTGTTTTACCGCTTTGA
- a CDS encoding MGH1-like glycoside hydrolase domain-containing protein: protein MKYQIFLLLILVAFITSCSKKMQQGAVLKADNFRHHVEHFNRMEDENKVNAISNAQSWDWMKANIPLFDCPQDNFKEIYYYRWWTFRKHLHQTPQGHIITEFLVDRNYADKYNMISCALGHHIYEGRWLHNQQYLNEYVHVWFRGNEGGRMKKLLTFSSWTADALLNRYKVNLDQNYLTNLLPDLQDEYKTWEKDRRTPSGLFWQTDVKDGMEESVSGGRREQNARPTINSYMYGNAKALSEIATIDGKAEVANLYKSKADTLQKLIENRLWNAESQFFETVKKRGEGEFAGVREAIGYIPWYFNLPGKQYDEAWKQVSDPKGFLAPFGLTTAERRHPDFRTHGCCQCEWDGAVWPFATSQTLTGMANRMNQPDPSNLADTTYFRLMELYVESQYYRGKPYIGEYLDETTGYWLKGDQERSRYYNHSTFNDLIITGLVGLRPRADDTIEVNPLVPQEKWDWFCLDNVLYHGNILTILWDKDGQHYKKGTGLLVFLNGKQIGSSKNLDRLLIQTSTLTRDKK, encoded by the coding sequence ATGAAGTATCAAATTTTTTTACTGTTGATTCTGGTCGCATTCATTACATCGTGCTCGAAAAAAATGCAGCAGGGTGCCGTTTTGAAGGCAGATAATTTCAGGCACCACGTCGAGCATTTTAACCGGATGGAGGATGAGAATAAGGTTAATGCAATTTCCAATGCGCAGTCCTGGGATTGGATGAAAGCGAATATTCCGCTGTTCGACTGTCCGCAGGATAACTTCAAGGAAATCTATTATTACCGCTGGTGGACGTTTCGCAAACATTTACACCAAACTCCGCAAGGACACATTATCACCGAATTCCTCGTTGACCGCAATTATGCCGACAAGTATAATATGATCAGCTGCGCGCTCGGGCATCATATTTACGAAGGCCGGTGGCTGCATAACCAGCAGTATCTTAACGAATATGTGCACGTCTGGTTTAGGGGAAATGAGGGAGGAAGGATGAAAAAACTGCTCACATTCAGCAGCTGGACAGCCGATGCATTACTCAACCGCTATAAAGTAAATCTTGACCAAAACTACCTTACAAACCTGCTGCCCGACTTGCAGGACGAATACAAAACGTGGGAAAAGGACCGCCGCACACCGAGCGGATTATTCTGGCAAACGGATGTAAAAGATGGAATGGAGGAATCGGTCAGCGGGGGCAGGCGGGAGCAAAACGCGCGGCCGACGATCAATAGTTATATGTATGGAAATGCAAAAGCACTTTCGGAAATCGCAACGATTGACGGGAAAGCAGAGGTTGCAAATTTATATAAATCAAAAGCCGATACCTTACAAAAATTAATAGAAAATAGGCTCTGGAATGCGGAAAGCCAGTTTTTTGAAACCGTAAAGAAGAGAGGGGAAGGGGAGTTTGCAGGAGTCCGCGAGGCGATCGGCTATATTCCCTGGTATTTCAATCTACCCGGCAAACAATACGACGAAGCGTGGAAACAGGTATCCGATCCAAAGGGGTTTCTGGCGCCTTTTGGCCTGACTACCGCCGAGCGCCGTCACCCGGATTTTCGCACGCATGGTTGCTGTCAATGTGAGTGGGACGGTGCTGTGTGGCCTTTTGCAACTTCGCAAACGCTCACCGGGATGGCCAACCGCATGAACCAGCCGGATCCTTCAAACCTGGCGGATACTACCTATTTCAGATTAATGGAGCTGTACGTGGAATCGCAATATTACCGGGGCAAGCCGTACATCGGAGAGTACCTTGACGAAACAACGGGCTATTGGTTAAAAGGCGATCAGGAGCGGAGCCGCTATTACAACCATTCGACTTTCAATGATCTGATCATCACTGGTTTGGTAGGATTGAGGCCGCGCGCAGACGATACGATTGAAGTAAATCCGCTGGTCCCGCAGGAAAAATGGGACTGGTTTTGTCTCGATAATGTGCTTTATCACGGGAATATCCTGACGATCCTCTGGGACAAAGACGGACAGCATTATAAGAAAGGTACCGGCCTGCTGGTTTTCTTGAACGGAAAACAGATCGGTTCCTCCAAGAATTTAGACAGATTGCTCATTCAAACATCTACCTTAACCCGCGACAAAAAATGA